One bacterium genomic region harbors:
- a CDS encoding class I SAM-dependent methyltransferase produces the protein MIELEKEKETLLVPLYGKALESRKSAPILYDEKALNIVENIAYDFNSLKTPKKTNVMMCIRAKLFDNYVAGCLEQEITSTVMHLGCGLDSRYTRINNERVDWYDLDYKEVIDIRRDFFPETEKYHLLASSVTELGWIERIPVENKQYLVVAEGLFMYLREEEIKAVLCALEKWIGHYTLIFDAYSVYTAKRIGRHPSLKKTGAEVHWGIDDPQELTGWMSQTEFIETIYFTSNEIINKLGMGTRLVYKIANLFSAARNAQRILVYRIG, from the coding sequence ATGATTGAACTGGAGAAAGAGAAGGAAACCCTACTCGTGCCTCTGTATGGAAAGGCGCTGGAAAGCAGGAAGAGCGCCCCGATTCTTTATGATGAGAAAGCGTTGAATATCGTAGAAAACATCGCCTATGACTTCAATTCATTGAAAACACCCAAGAAAACGAACGTGATGATGTGCATCAGGGCGAAACTGTTCGATAATTACGTGGCAGGTTGCCTGGAACAGGAAATAACGAGCACCGTCATGCATTTGGGATGCGGGCTGGATAGTAGATACACCAGGATTAATAATGAGAGAGTGGACTGGTATGACCTGGACTATAAAGAAGTGATTGATATTCGCAGGGATTTTTTCCCGGAAACCGAGAAATACCACCTACTTGCTTCATCCGTTACGGAACTGGGGTGGATTGAGAGAATTCCCGTGGAAAACAAGCAATATCTCGTCGTTGCTGAAGGTCTCTTTATGTATCTCCGGGAAGAGGAAATCAAGGCGGTCCTATGCGCACTGGAAAAATGGATTGGTCATTACACCTTAATATTTGACGCGTATAGTGTTTATACCGCAAAAAGAATCGGGAGACATCCCTCGCTCAAGAAAACCGGCGCGGAGGTTCACTGGGGGATTGATGATCCGCAGGAATTGACCGGCTGGATGTCCCAAACTGAATTTATAGAAACCATATATTTCACTTCCAACGAAATCATAAATAAGCTGGGAATGGGAACGAGACTGGTATATAAAATCGCCAATCTCTTCTCCGCGGCGAGGAATGCGCAGCGGATACTCGTCTATCGAATCGGTTAA